Proteins from a single region of Sphingomonas morindae:
- a CDS encoding ParA family protein produces MRVLALASQKGGSGKTTLSGHLAVQAERMGAGPVVLIDIDPQGSLADWWNEREAETPAFAQTSVARLAADLDQLRQQGFKLAVIDTPPAITMAIQSVVQVAELILIPTRPSPHDLRAVGATVELCERSGKPLLFVVNAATPKARITQEAVIALSQHGTVAPVMLHHRVDFAASMIDGRTVMEVDAASRSAGEVADLWTYVSDRLEKNFRRTVFAVPGAAAGARGASAGFGRRVAGQ; encoded by the coding sequence ATGCGCGTACTGGCTTTGGCATCGCAGAAAGGCGGCTCGGGGAAAACCACCTTGTCCGGCCACCTCGCCGTACAGGCCGAGCGGATGGGCGCGGGGCCGGTGGTGCTGATCGATATCGATCCGCAGGGGTCGCTGGCGGATTGGTGGAACGAGCGCGAGGCGGAGACGCCGGCCTTCGCGCAGACCAGCGTCGCCCGGCTCGCGGCGGATCTCGATCAGCTGCGCCAGCAGGGCTTCAAGCTGGCGGTGATCGACACGCCGCCCGCCATCACCATGGCGATCCAGAGCGTGGTCCAGGTCGCCGAGCTGATCCTCATCCCGACGCGGCCCAGCCCGCACGATCTGCGCGCGGTCGGCGCCACCGTGGAATTGTGCGAACGCTCGGGCAAGCCGCTGCTCTTCGTGGTCAATGCCGCTACGCCCAAGGCGCGCATCACGCAGGAGGCGGTGATCGCCCTCTCGCAGCACGGCACGGTCGCGCCGGTGATGCTGCACCATCGCGTCGATTTCGCCGCCTCGATGATCGACGGCCGCACCGTGATGGAGGTCGATGCCGCCAGCCGCTCGGCCGGCGAGGTGGCCGATCTGTGGACCTATGTCTCGGATCGGCTGGAGAAGAATTTCCGCCGCACCGTGTTCGCCGTGCCTGGCGCGGCGGCCGGCGCGCGCGGCGCCTCGGCCGGCTTCGGCCGCCGCGTCGCCGGTCAATAA